Genomic segment of Panicum virgatum strain AP13 chromosome 9N, P.virgatum_v5, whole genome shotgun sequence:
GCGATCAGACGAACGAATATGAGCACCCTGCATCCACATTCATTCGGATAAATTATTAGTCATCAGGGTGCGAGTTACTTACAACTGAATATTTTTTTACTACTACTTGTTTTGCCAAGTTAGTTATAGTTTACAAATattatttgaaagaaagaaagaaagaatttGGAAGAGGCGGTGCTAATCATGAGGGGTGATTAATTAAAGCGTGAGTGGTGATTGAGTGCGAGCACGACGCACGAATAtcttggcggtggcggcggcccggcagTGGCCAGTGCAGTGCCCACGGCATGGCAGATGATTACATGCCTAAGCGGCCGCTATCTTCACAGCCCGGCGATCCTCTCGATGGCCTGGCGAACTCAGCGCCCCAGTCGACAGCACCTCGCGATCGGCGACCAGCCAGCAGCCCGGCAGCTAACAAGCCCGGCGATGATGCCTAGatggcaccggcggcgagcacaTCATCATCTTGACAGGCCCTGTACTGTCAATACATCATCTGCGGAGGAGATCGGCGGCGCCGTCTCAGAATGTGGAGGGAGAAGAAAGGAATCAGTAGGGTTTTGGAAGATAATTGATTAGTTCATTCATTGATTGATAGTCTCAGACTCAGAGAGAGCATTGGTATATATAACACCCACATGGGCTACCTTACATGGGGTTTTCCAGCCCAACAACCAAGGCTCGCAGGCCTGATTACTACTCACGCATGGCCCATACCCAGGTCATGACATTCCCCCCTCCTTAAGCGATAGCTTGTCCTCAAGCTGTGAAATTGAATGAACAGTGTCGTTTTTGACCAAGATCACACAATAATACTACCTTTTGAAAGTGGAGGTCTCAAGGGTCTTCGGTCACCAGGGTGTAGaactgaactttgaaaatgatCTTGCCAGCACCTTGATAAATTCTTGAGCTCACACTTGCATGATCTTCAAATAGGTTACAGTAGGTTCTGCTGTTGCCAACACAGTATAAAAACAGTAATCATCTAGAACTTCTTTGAGTTTTGGTTGTAGCCATGATAGTTGCCGAGCCCACTGACTTAACCACAGTGTATTGTTTTGGAAGTAGAGCATCACGACAACACATATGAGCATGGGTTTTCTGCGGCACCCAGCCAAATTCAGAATCTCAGTCATAGATATGAAGCAGATTTCCATGAAGCAATGCATCAAAAATAGGCACATGCTGATTGATGCAATTTTGCAATACCAGTGATAGCAAAATTAGCCAAAAGACAGGCATTCCAAATTCCAGGGGTCGATCATTACGTTCTCATCTAGTTCTTGCGGCTAAGCGTTGAAATTAAGCTCCAGTTTGCATCATCTTCAAATTATGAGAATCTAGATTGTAGATTCTGAGAATGGAATCCTTTTAGTTCCCTGGATTTTAATCTTCATAGTAGATTTGTTGTGAAAGACAAATGTATATAATGCCCCTCATCCCTGATCTCTTATTTCTTTGTACAAGCAAATAGTTCACATCCTGTTGCTTTTCAGATAGATTATGCTTACATCCTGacgtcaaaaaaaaagatgcatagtACAAATATACCATACAAAATATACACATGTCCTgccattatttaattattttctgGTAGACAGACAACGTAAAGTATACTTTCATACATATAGTTGTAGGAGATATTTTACCAAAGAAAAAATGGTAAGCCCGGGGATATGTTATAGTTGTAGGAGGACCTGACTACCTGAGGGGTCGTGGCGGGCGCATCGTCGTGGCCagagagcaactccagcaggaGCCCTCAAATCAAGACCCTATCTGCTATTTGGGGGCCGGCTCCTATCTCTCGGCTCCTAAATCTTGCTTCGAGGTCCAGCAGCAGCCATTATCTCAAAGCCCCCATCTATTTATCTCCTTtatttttttggaagaaaaaaaaggagtaaTCACGGCGGCGTTGCCGGGCGGAGGCGAGCGAGCAGGGCAACCGCGGCGGACCGACGGGGCAACTGCGGCggcgttgccaggcggaggtgaGAGGCCGGGCGGGGCCGAGGATGAGGCGCCGCGGCTCCTCCGACCTCGGCGAcgggcgacggcgcgcggccggcagtggaggccgagcggcggcggccggtcgcTGGCGGTGGAGGCCGGAGCGACGCCGCTGCCGAGGATGGTGCTGACGGCGACCAATGGCGGGGGAATgtcgcggcgccggcgagtaGCTGGTGTTGGAGCCAGTTGAAGGTCTTTCATCTCTCGGTACAGCCCGAGGACTTGAGAGCAACTCCAGCCGAGTGACTATCCGGGTTCCTATCCGACATTTTAGACGCTCTGGGCCAAAAATCACCATCCAACGGGGCGACTATCCAGGCGACTAAAATTGGTAGCCCACCAAATTTTGGGGCAAAGCCCACAAATCTGGGGTCCCTATATCCTCCCTCtatcccctctctctcctctccctctctctcttctcctcgCGGTGCtgggagcgaggcggcggcggcacttcTTCTCCGGCGCCTTGCCGCCGTGTGCGTCCTCGCGGTGCTGtgctcccccgccgccgtggTGGAGGTGTCGGCGCGGAGGATTGGGGagacgtgcggcggcggcgtagatCCGGGGAGCCAGACCAGCGCGGCGCGGGCCTCCTCGCCGCTGAGGCGCACGGCGAGCTCGCGGCTGCCGGCGCGGAGgctggcggcgcgcgcgcggagctCCTCCAGGTGCCTCCCGCAGCCGGAGTAACCAGTGAAAGCTACTAGCTGCCGCGGTCGGATCTCTGAGCTTTCGCTCGCCGTCGGTGAAGGAGAAGGCGACGGGGACGGGCTCGGCCACAGCGGCGCACCACCAAGCTGGTTGCCGTAGTTGTGCAAGGtgaaggccgccgccgggctgtCGAGGCGATGAGCCGCCTGCCGGTGCTGCCGGTGCAGACGCACGCTCGCCTGCATCCTTTCGAGCGCCGACGAGGCGAAGTAGCTGTGCTGCCAGGCTGGGCTCGTGAGAAGCTGGAGGCGCGTCTCCGCCCTcgggcgccggccaccgccgagcAGGCGccgcttgagcttggtgttccAGTGGTTCTTGACGTCGTTGTCCAGCAGGAGCAGGTGAACAGGATCCAGCAGGACATgaacctcggcggcggcggcgggcagcagcCTCGTGTCGTCGTCGACGGCTCCGACGCTCACCAAGCTCGAGGAGCTCAGGGCCTACCTGCACCACCTCCAATCGGAGAAGGCCAGTTCTGATCGATTCTTCAcatttaatttgagctcttatCTGAAGGAGGAGTTGATTCCTGAATCCTGATTGATTCTTTACGATAATTATATTCTTGTTTTGAAATTTGGCAGGAGAGCCGCACCAGGAAGGTTGCGGAGCTCATGAGCTTGTTGCAGTCTTCGTCCTTGGTGCTCGGCATGGATCCCAGGgagatcgccgccgcccgccgcggcgacgAGCATGCCGGCGACTTCAGCGACGCCGCGATCGCGAGGCTAGCGTCGGAGATCGAGAGGCTGAGGGAGATCAAACGGAGCCGGATGGAGAAGCTGCAGGACCTGGTGGCGAGCATGCTGGAGCTGTGGAACCTGATGGACACGCCGgcggaggagcagcggcggttCCAGGGCGTCGCCTGCAACATCGCCGCGTCGGAGGACGAGATCCCCGACGGTCTCCGGGACGGCGTcggaggagaggcggcggcgcgctggggaggagggccggcggcgcgctggcgtctggcgggcggcgtgggggcgtcggggcggcggcgagcgagcggGAGAGAGACGGGAGCGCGTCGGGAGAGAAGACAGGAGAGAGacggggcccactggtcagatGGATAGAGGCCCTATTTAGTCAGTTGGGCTGGAGCACACCTCTCATTTGGCCCTCTAAATTTTTAAAACTGGCCCTCAAAATGAAATATAGAGGCCCATTTTTAATCAGTCCACTGGAGTTGCTCTGATGGATCAGACCATGGTTGGCATAAGCTGTCAGCATGGTGTTGTACAGTATGGTGTCATTAGTCACCAACGAAACATCAGTGAACACACTTTCAGGAGCAGTAACATCGCCACACTTTGCATACGCATCAACCAAGGCGCTTGCCACACAGAAGTGCTTGCTGTACCCTGCCCTGACAACGAGGGAATGAATGCATCTGCATTGCCCTATCAATGCTGCGTTTGCACAAGCGTTCAGGATGGTAGCCAGGATGAACTCATCAGGCTCCTGTGTGCACTCATCTCTGAACAAATTGAAAAGGTAAAGGGCCTCATTGTTCAGGCCATGCTTCAGGAATGCAGAGATGGTGACTCCCCATGATACCAAATCCATCTTGCCAGCGTCCTCTATGACTTTCAGTGAACCCTGAACTGAACCAAGGGCTGCCTTTACTTTGATTAGTGAAGTCGAGACGCACTGACATGAAGCAAACCCATATTTCAGAATACATGCGTGGATCTGCTATTCTGCTCATGGTTTCTTGAGTCGTGAGCTTGTTGGAATGCAGACAAAACAGCTGGATAGGTGAACTCATCTGGTCTTGATCCAAAGCAGAGCAAGCTGCGGAAGAGCTTCATTACATCTTCAGGACTACAGTGCAGACCATAACCTGCAATCATCTCGTTCCATGTCATAATATTTCACATTTGGTACGCCCTTCTGTCCTCATCCTTGCTCTTGTGTGAGAGTGTAAGCGAGACAGGTTTTTACAGTTCTATGTAACTTCCTGATTTCGGCTATTTTTCATACAAAAACTGCCAGATCAATGATTGGATTATCACGTGGACAATTCAAATTCAACGAAAGCGGTTGACTTTATATCAAAAAGAGGTAGGCATTGTATTGCGTGATGGTGAACTTTACTTGTACTCCGTACTATTTTTTATTAGCAATCTGTTTAGGTGTGGAGATGACTGTTTTTAATTAGGATCAAGATGCATGTACACTACTTCTAAATATCTATCTGATGTTCTTTTATAATGAGCCGCTACTTGATTTCAATAAAAAGATActataaaaaattcaaaataagGATATCCGCTTTGCCCGTAGCAACGCATGAACATTTTTCCTTCTATATCAATTTTTGGTCGGGCACCAAATGCAAATTACTTCCAGATGTCATCATGAGAAAATTATCAATTGCTTATGTTATGTTGATTTATGATGCACCATCTATAAAAATGAAGGTACATATTCATAGcgtcccgcagcaacgcgcgggcaTTTTTTCTAGTGAGTTTAATAGTAGCTTGGATATCTTTATTCCGAGCACAAGAATGATAACACTAATCATGTCAAAACCAAATGATAATCCTGATGGCACGCTAAGTGTCGTGTCGACAATCCTGATCGCCAATAATCAACCTAATGATGGTAACAAAACAAGATTTTTCATGCGTTTCCAAATTCCGGACCGTAAAGTATGACCGAAGAAAGAAAGTATGACCGGGGAAAGAAAATATGTAAAAATGAACACTCTCTTGGTTCTCCCATAAGTATATGGGTGCactaaatatattattatttcaCATAGCACCGTTGACTTCGTTACAATAATGACACCTTCTGATGTATGTGTCTTTTATTATTGACGATCGACTTCATCCTTGGGTACTCAACGAGACGACGACGGTGACGGGGGGCATATGGGATTACAGGCGGGGCACTTAGCCCTGCATTCGCCCTTGGTAAGATAGCAATTTTTAGCCTCATATGGATCCCCGCAGCAGTAACAGTCCTTCCAACTAGGGCCGAAGTATTTGCACTGCATTGGGAGGCACCATATGATTGTGACCTTGCCCTCGCCTAACCATGATGTTGAGTTGACAGCACCACCAGCAGTAGCACTTCCCCCAGCAGCCTCCAGATGACGACCTGCTTCATTCCATAGATGATCTTGTTCGTTCATATGTATTTATGTGATCCATCATGAAATCTAATTGATTACGAAGAagcaataaataaaaatatacaaAACTTACACTCTGCAGGCGATCCGATGAGCAGGGTCAGCATTAGCATTGTCATCACATCTCTCAACAGGCTTGCCATGATAGACGACGGAGGCCTATTCTGTTGCTTTTGAAATATTACTATATATATGCTTATGCTCTCCTGAGATTTTTTTGACTAATAATCTATCAAATCGAAAAGAGTCAACGACGAAGAAGCCATCGACGGCCCTAGACTTCGTGGCTATATATAGGGTACGTGCATATGCCAGGAATATGGATGGAGTCCCTGTTGGATTCATTTGGCCTTGGCCTATTTAAACTCAATTAAATCCGAATTAATTCAGGCACACTATCAATGTTAGGAGATACCAATATTGCAAGTAATTCAAGAGGACCAAGCCGTGAGGTGTTTCAGCTGTTTAAAAGAATTGATTTTGTCAATTAACCAGCTAATAAGACACATGCATGTTACTATTCAATTTATGGATATTATGTGGGTCAGTTTTGGTAACTGACGTGATGATGTCCATCAATTGCTATTAACGTCAAAATTGATTCTCCTgatttccttgagcagtaacGTCAAAATGGGTTCTCTTGATTTCCTTGAGCACATATAGGAACGAGTGCTTCTTCTCCTATAAGTGATACGTGAGACGTGAGACATCCCTAGAGCTATTTTCTTCTCCTGTTGCTGCACTCGAGTATTCCCATGGCTAGTTTCTGCACGCACAGAACCGGtgagagcagggcctccggaaccaCGCCCGCATCTGCGACACCTGCTCGGGTGCGATCAGGATTTTGGGGAGCACGATTTCGCGCGACTGCTCACTTTCGTTCGTCTATGTCACGCGTACAACTACTTCCCGGCTATCGACGAGATCGTGATCtttacgactacttcctggcgTCCGTGGATTAAAAATAACATGAATTTAACTAATTTTCTAACAGTCCCATGATTTATTTTGTAAGTGTATTTGGAAAATATGGAGATGGAACTAAAGATTAGAATTTGCACGAtcgcatatatacatatatacacacacactctctctctctctagccaGCCATAAAATAGCTTATTTTGTGTCCAGGCCAATTGATGCACCAACCAAGCGCATCCGGCTCCAGAATCACGGATCAACCGTGCTTACTTAATGCCTTAATGGTTGCTGACCCTCCCGAGGTGACGATAATTCCATCTGGCACCAAATCAGCAGGGAGCACTCCTGCCATTAATATCAGCACGAAATCACCGTTTGATGCAGCTTCCTATATCGGTACGTCCTGGCAAGCTACCGTCCATATCTGCATTCAAGTGTACCATATAGGGTTACGAGAATACATGTATGCATTACGAGAATAAAGAGCCCATCGTGTATATATAGGAGAAACTAAGAACGATTAACTAGCTAGATGTAATAGTAGGGCACAGTGACAAGAAATAGTTACGATAATGCAAACGACTCAACTTGATATTTAGGATGGATAATTACCTTAATTAGATGTAAACCTGTTTGCATAAACCGGTTACTATATATAATGATGAGACATATTTACCATGAAATAGGTATATGATAGTTCGAATGGTTGAGTCACTATATATCATTTTACCACAATTTGACACCAAGCCTGGGGAACAAACACTTTAATCAGGAGACTAAATTTACCATGAAAATAGTTACGTACGATGGATTAGCATGATGATTAGGAT
This window contains:
- the LOC120691398 gene encoding 65-kDa microtubule-associated protein 3-like, giving the protein MSLLQSSSLVLGMDPREIAAARRGDEHAGDFSDAAIARLASEIERLREIKRSRMEKLQDLVASMLELWNLMDTPAEEQRRFQGVACNIAASEDEIPDGLRDGVGGEAAARWGGGPAARWRLAGGVGASGRRRASGRETGARRERRQERDGAHWSDG